CCGGCAAGCGGGCGGCAGGTCTGGTCGTTCGATCCGAAGAAGCCGCGCAGCGGCAACATGTATGCCGAGAACTACTGCCGGGGCGTCGCCTACTGGGAAGCGCCGGCCCCGCAGGCCCGCGCCGCCGAATGCGGCAAGCGCGTGCTGCTGGCCGGGCAGACGGGCATGCTCCTGGCGATCGACGCCGACCGGGGCCGCCTGTGCCCCGGCTTCGGCCAGGGCGGGCGCATCAACCTCGCCGCGCTGGACTACAAGGGCGAAGGGCCGCTCGCCAACACCTCGCCCCCCGCAATCTATCGCAACGTGGTGATCGTCGGCGCTTCGGTCACCGACAACAAGTTCCGCAACTCGCTCGACGGTATCGTCCGCGCGTTCGACGTCGTCACGGGGCGCGAGCTGTGGAGCTGGAACCCGATCCCGCCCGAACTGTCGGACAGGACCGGCGCGGCCAACACCTGGGCGCCGATTTCCATCGACGCGCAGCGCGGCTGGGTGTTCCTGCCCACCGGCAGCGCCAGCTGGGACACGCTGGGCATCAACCGCATCAACGCGATACCGGACGCGAACGCCGTCGTCGTGCTGGATACGCAGACCGGCCGGCGGGTGTGGTCCTATCAGACGATCCATCACGATCTGTGGGACTACGATCTGCCCGCCATGCCCACGCTGGCCACCATCGAGCACGATGGCCGCCCGGTCGATGCCGTGATCCAGGGCACCAAGACCGGCAACGTGTTCGTGCTCGATCGCCAGACCGGCAAGCCGCTGTTCCCGGTGCGCGAAATGCCCGTGCCCAAAAGCGACATGCCCGGCGAACTGGCTTCGCCGACGCAACCCATGCCCGTGCTTCCGCGCCCCGTCACCTCGCAGACGCTAACCGCCGATCAGGCCTGGGGGGCGATCGGGTTCGACACATGGCGCTGCAAGGCCAAGCTGGCGGCGTTCCGCAACGAAGGCATCTTCACCCCGCCAAGCATCAAGGGCTCGCTGCTGCACCCGAGCTTCCTTGGCGGCACCAACTGGGGCGGGATCGCCTATGATCCCAACACCGGGCTGGCGGTGGTCAATTCCTCGAACCTCGTGTCGTCGGTCATCCTCAAGCCGCGCGCCGAATATGATGAAAAGCGTGACAAGCGCCCGGGCGTGTCGGTCTATGAAATGCGCGGTTCGCCCTATGTGATGCTGCGCGAGGTGCTGCTCTCCCCGCTTGGCGCGCCGTGCAATCCGCCGCCGTGGGGCCAGTTGACCGCGATCGACATGAAGACCGGGCAGGCGCGCTGGCAGATCCCGTTCGGCCGCATCCGCTTCTCGTCCGGCCTTTCCTCCCCCGCCTCGTGGGGCGCGCCCAACCAGGGTGGCCCGATCGTGACGCGCGGCGGCCTGATCTTCATCGGCGCCAGCCTCGACAGCCGTTTCCGCGCCTATGACATCCAGACCGGGCGCGAGGTGTGGAGCGCGCGGGTTCCGGCCCCGGCCACCGCCACGCCGATGACGTTCCGCCACACCGACGGCCGGCAGTACGTGGTCGTCGCCGCCGGCGGCCATGGCGGATTTGGCACACCGCTGGGCGATGCGCTAATCGCCTATGCCCTGCCTCGAAAGGATTGATCCGATGCCCCGTATCGTTCCTGCCCTGATCGCGCTTGCGGTGGCGTGCATGCCACTGGCGGCCAACGCCGGCCCGCCCGCGTGGCGCGCCAAAGTCGAAACCTTCGCCGCCACCCATTTCAAGCACACCGCGTGGGGCTTCGCCCATTCGCGGCGCGACTATGCGCTGGCATCGGCGCTGGCGGCCGAGGACCATGCCACGGTCGATGACGATGTGCTTTATGCTGCAGCCATGCTGCACGATATTGCAGCCTTCGCACCATGGGAAGACGCCAAGAAGGACCATGCCGATCGCGCGGTCGAGCTCCTGCCCGCCGTGCTACGCGATGCGGGCTTTCCGGAGGCGAAGATACCGGCGGTGCTGGAAGCCACCCGCACGCACATGTTCGACCGCAAGCCGGTCGCGCCCGAAGCCGTCTATCTGCACGATGCCGATGCACTCGACTGGCTCGGCGCGATTGGCATCTATCGGCTTGTTTCGCTGGTCGATGCGAACGGCGGACAGCCCGATGGAGCGGCCACCGTCGGGCAACTGCGCACCTTTCTCGCGGCGGTTCCGGCAGGCGTGGTCGGCCCCGCCGCCAAGCGGGCGCTACCGGGGCGCGAAGCCTGGCTCAAATCATTTCTGGAAACGCTCGGCGCGGAAAGCGATGGGATGAAGCAGCTTTAGGCGGTATGGACAAATTCCGGCCTGGCCGGAACGGCAGCTATCCGAGAATTTTCCGTGGGGTAGGCCTTTCCGAAAACGACAAATACATGTCGTTCCGGTGCCGCGCTGGGACGACACCTGCCATTTTCCGCCATTCAAAATGGCGTTCAAGGCCCGCTGACTTTGCGGAAAATTAGTCGCTTGCGCCCCCCGTCTGAAAACCGTCGCTGGTAAATGTTGGCTGCGTTGTACCCGCGAGAGGAATAATTCGATTGGCGATGTAGGCTGCCGCGAGGGCGACTGCCCCTACAAAAAGAGCGCCTACCCATTTGGGCGTTGCGAACGGCAGCAAGTCGAAAACAACTTGCATAGCGGGACCGGCGATTGCTCCCATCAGAATGGCCCGTTTCAGATTGATCCAGCTTTTCCAGCGACCGATTGTGAGCCTCACCGCAAAGACCAACAGAATCGCCCAACTGACGACGGAGATGGCGAGCAAGGTTAGGCTGCGATTTGAAGCCGCAATCCGGATGTCGAGCACCCTTCCATCGCTGAGCCAGATCAGGAATAGAACCAAAACCAGCATCGCAATGAATAACGCAGCTTTGAGCGTAGACAGAAACTTGAACTTGAATTGGTACATAAGGCTCACATTAGCAAGCCTGTGAGTATTCACAATATAGAACGATGCGGGCAAAATCGCGCAAATGCAGTTGCATGAACGTCCGCATTCCGCGACGCGACAACTAAAACTGGACTGTTCGCTCCCCCTAACCCCGTTGCCGTTCCGTCCCTTGCCGGCGATTCCCGATAGCTGTCGGCCCTCCTGAGCAGGATTTGTCCACGTGCCCTATGCAACATCGCTTTCGCGATAGCGCTTTGGCGTGGTGCCGAAATAGCGGTTGAAACTGCGCACGAAGCTGGCGCTTTCGGAATAGCCGACGGCCAGCGCGATTTCGGCCACGCCGCGCTGGCTCTGGCGCAGCAGGCGCGCGGCGGCGTTCATACGCCGGTCCTGCACGATCTGCCGCCAGCTCACCCCTTCCGAACGCAGCCGGCGGTTCAGCGTGGCGACCGAGATGCCCAGCGTCTCGGCCGCCTCCTCCAGCGTGGGCGTGGTATCCAGCGGGCTGGTTTCCAGCAGGCGCATCAGATAGCCCGAAGGGCATAGCGCGTTCTCCGTATCGGCGGCGCGGCGGCGCAGATGTTCCTCGATGATCGGGAACAGCGCCGCATCCAGCACCCCTCCGCGCTTGTCGAGAAAGCGGTCCTCGAACGAGAACGAATTGGTGTCCTGGTCGAAATAGACATCGCACCGGAAGAAATCGCGATAGGCGCGATAATCGCCATCGCGCGCGTGTTCGAAGCGCACTTCCACCAGTTCGAAATCGGACCCCACATAGTTGCGCGCGAAGGTGTGCATCGCGGCGACGGAAAATTCCGCGTCCTGCCGCCGCTTCTGCAAGGTCTGGTCGGTGATGACGTATTCGAACGTGGCAATGCCGTCTTCCTCGACAAAGCCGTTGCGCGCGGCCTGCTGCATCGTTTCCAGCAAAGAGGTGAAACCCCGGAATGCCGCGCGCAGCGTGGGCGCGCTGAGGAACAGGAAGCCCAGCGGGCCAAGACTGTCCGATCCCGCCAGCCGCCCGGCATAGAGCCCGAAATGCGGGTTGTTGGCCCGGATCGCCGCGATCTCGAAGAAGGAGAGGAAGTCCTCCAGCGCGATGACGCCCTTGGGATCGTCAAGGTCATCGCGGCGCAGGTTGTACATCGCGAGCAGCGGTTCGGGGCTGCATCCGGTAAGGACAAGGCAGTTGGCGACGTGGCGCAGCACCTGAATCGAAATCGTCGGCTTGCTCATGCCATGGTTGCCTCCCTTCGGCGGGATCATTCCATAGCATCGCCCCGGAGGACAGGGGCATGCGCTGTTTGGCCGATATTGCCAAATCGGCGCGCCTGCAAACTTGGCCGATGATGCAAAGACAGCGGTCGGGCGGCGCAGTCTCCTGCGCGTCGAAAGGAATCCCGGATGACAAGCCGATCCCGCTCCCTACCCCTTCTGGCCATGGCGCTGGCCAGCGTGGCGCCAACAACCGCCAAGGCCGCCGAAGGCAACGCCAGTCTCCTGTTCGTGAATGGCACGGTCCTGACGCCGCAAGGCACCGCCGAGGCGATCGCCGTGCGCGATGGTGCGATCGTCGCGGTCGGCTCCAGCGCCGATGTGCTCAAGCTGCCCCATGCCGGCGCCACCACCGTCGACTTGCAGGGCCGCACGCTGATGCCCGGCCTCTACGACATGCACGTCCACGTCTATCCGGCGGGGCAGGCCAAGCTCGCGTGCAAGATTCCGCAAGGCGCGGGTGCGCCGGTCATCTTCGCCACGGTCAAGGCCTGCGCCGCCAAGGCAACGCCGGGCGCATGGATCACGGGCGGAAGCTGGGTCGCGGCGGCGCTGAAACCCGGCGAACAGACGCGGCAACTGCTGGACAGGGCCGCGCCCGACAACCCGGTCATGCTGGATGACGAAAGCCTGCACAGCGTCTGGGTCAATTCCCGCGCGCTGCAACTGGGCAGCATCACGCGCGCAACGGCCAATCCCACCGGCGGCGTGATCGATCGCGACGCGAAGGGCGAACCGACCGGCGTCCTGCGCGAAGCGGCCGCGCGCAACCTTCTGGCCGTGCTGCCGCCCGTTCCGATCGACCAGCAGGTCGCAGCGATCAAGGCCGCCACCGATGAGATGCTGTCCTATGGCATCATCGGCTTCACCGATGCCGCGATCCGGCGCGACGGGGCCGAGGCCTATGCCCGCTTCGCCGCCACCGGCGGCCTGCGGCAATATGCGCGCGGCTGTGCGGTGTGGGGGCCGAACTCGGGCGGCAGCGAAGGCCTTGTCGCCGCGCGGCAGGACTATTCGAAGGGCCGCTTCCAGCTCGATTGCGTGAAGATGTTCCTCGATGGCGTGCCGCTGGAAGGCCGCACGGCGGTGATGCTGCAACCCTACGAACCCCGCCACGGGGAACATGGTTCGGATGGTACGGGTGGCGAAAACGGCCTGATGATGGTGCCGCCCGACAAGCTCAACGCCGCTGTCACCGACTTCGACCGGCAGGGCCTGCTCGTGAAGTTCCATGCCGCCGGCGATGGCGCGGTGCGCGAAGCCGCCGACGCCATCGCCGCCGCGCGCAAGGCCAACGGCTGGGGCGGACAACACCACGAGGTCGGGCACAACACCTTCATCGATCCCGCCGACGTGCCGCGCGGGCGCGAACTGCACTTCACCTGGGAGCTTTCGCCCTACATCTGGTGGCCGACGCCGATCACTTCGGTCGATATCGCCGCCGCGGTCGGGCCTGAACGGATGAAGCGGTTGTGGCCGGCGCGCGACGTGATCGAAAGCGGCGCCAACGTCGTGACCGGGTCGGACTGGCCGGTGGTGCCCTCGGTCAATCCATGGCTGGCGCTGGAAACGCTGGTCACCCGGCAGGTGCCGGGCGCCACCGGCGCACCGATCAACGAAGGGCAGCGCATCACCCGCGAGCAGGCGCTGGCGCTGATGACGCGCAACGCCGCCGCCGAAATGGGCCGGCTCGATCGTGGCGGCACGATCGAGGTCGGCAAACTGGCCGACGTGATCATCGTCGACCGTAATCCGCTGACCGCGCCGGTCGGCACGATCCACCAGACCCGGGTAATCCGCACCTACATCGCGGGCGAACTCGTCTGGTCCAGCGAAGGGAATCCCAAGCCGTGACCACTCCCCCCCTGTTCCTGACAGACGAACGCACGTTCTGGCACAGCACCGGCGTGCAGGCGCTGTTCCTCCCCATCGGCGACTGGGTGGAGCCGCCCTCGGGCAGCTATGG
This window of the Novosphingobium sp. EMRT-2 genome carries:
- a CDS encoding HD domain-containing protein, with amino-acid sequence MPRIVPALIALAVACMPLAANAGPPAWRAKVETFAATHFKHTAWGFAHSRRDYALASALAAEDHATVDDDVLYAAAMLHDIAAFAPWEDAKKDHADRAVELLPAVLRDAGFPEAKIPAVLEATRTHMFDRKPVAPEAVYLHDADALDWLGAIGIYRLVSLVDANGGQPDGAATVGQLRTFLAAVPAGVVGPAAKRALPGREAWLKSFLETLGAESDGMKQL
- a CDS encoding pyrroloquinoline quinone-dependent dehydrogenase produces the protein MRRLAIALTLGVLAIAGCGRAPDQPPAQSGAAIAAVERDATGWPSYGGQSSGTKYSALDQINRANVGSLQVAWTYHTGEISSGTNDTDATVSELTPVYANGHLYICTPFGRVASLDPASGRQVWSFDPKKPRSGNMYAENYCRGVAYWEAPAPQARAAECGKRVLLAGQTGMLLAIDADRGRLCPGFGQGGRINLAALDYKGEGPLANTSPPAIYRNVVIVGASVTDNKFRNSLDGIVRAFDVVTGRELWSWNPIPPELSDRTGAANTWAPISIDAQRGWVFLPTGSASWDTLGINRINAIPDANAVVVLDTQTGRRVWSYQTIHHDLWDYDLPAMPTLATIEHDGRPVDAVIQGTKTGNVFVLDRQTGKPLFPVREMPVPKSDMPGELASPTQPMPVLPRPVTSQTLTADQAWGAIGFDTWRCKAKLAAFRNEGIFTPPSIKGSLLHPSFLGGTNWGGIAYDPNTGLAVVNSSNLVSSVILKPRAEYDEKRDKRPGVSVYEMRGSPYVMLREVLLSPLGAPCNPPPWGQLTAIDMKTGQARWQIPFGRIRFSSGLSSPASWGAPNQGGPIVTRGGLIFIGASLDSRFRAYDIQTGREVWSARVPAPATATPMTFRHTDGRQYVVVAAGGHGGFGTPLGDALIAYALPRKD
- a CDS encoding amidohydrolase, whose translation is MTSRSRSLPLLAMALASVAPTTAKAAEGNASLLFVNGTVLTPQGTAEAIAVRDGAIVAVGSSADVLKLPHAGATTVDLQGRTLMPGLYDMHVHVYPAGQAKLACKIPQGAGAPVIFATVKACAAKATPGAWITGGSWVAAALKPGEQTRQLLDRAAPDNPVMLDDESLHSVWVNSRALQLGSITRATANPTGGVIDRDAKGEPTGVLREAAARNLLAVLPPVPIDQQVAAIKAATDEMLSYGIIGFTDAAIRRDGAEAYARFAATGGLRQYARGCAVWGPNSGGSEGLVAARQDYSKGRFQLDCVKMFLDGVPLEGRTAVMLQPYEPRHGEHGSDGTGGENGLMMVPPDKLNAAVTDFDRQGLLVKFHAAGDGAVREAADAIAAARKANGWGGQHHEVGHNTFIDPADVPRGRELHFTWELSPYIWWPTPITSVDIAAAVGPERMKRLWPARDVIESGANVVTGSDWPVVPSVNPWLALETLVTRQVPGATGAPINEGQRITREQALALMTRNAAAEMGRLDRGGTIEVGKLADVIIVDRNPLTAPVGTIHQTRVIRTYIAGELVWSSEGNPKP
- a CDS encoding AraC family transcriptional regulator, yielding MSKPTISIQVLRHVANCLVLTGCSPEPLLAMYNLRRDDLDDPKGVIALEDFLSFFEIAAIRANNPHFGLYAGRLAGSDSLGPLGFLFLSAPTLRAAFRGFTSLLETMQQAARNGFVEEDGIATFEYVITDQTLQKRRQDAEFSVAAMHTFARNYVGSDFELVEVRFEHARDGDYRAYRDFFRCDVYFDQDTNSFSFEDRFLDKRGGVLDAALFPIIEEHLRRRAADTENALCPSGYLMRLLETSPLDTTPTLEEAAETLGISVATLNRRLRSEGVSWRQIVQDRRMNAAARLLRQSQRGVAEIALAVGYSESASFVRSFNRYFGTTPKRYRESDVA